In a genomic window of Akkermansia massiliensis:
- a CDS encoding exosortase/archaeosortase family protein, whose product MIAALAVCAILLAVPYLAFPEFGSTGNESSIQWLVSSWNKQTDYEHGWLVVPIIAFMLYHARKKIAQAPRRMDWRGLILFIPAALLLALSFRVGQPRVAVGALPLILLGGAWYLAGPQIARLCAFPLLFFWLCIPLPSFQQATVELQIVATELGHLGAALFGVDTYLQGTNIRSTGGHWDAFNISGGCSGMRSLMALLMLSAAWAYLSDLKFWKKCVLFLSAIPLAVIGNGVRITSIVVLAEYGDPEFAAKTWHDWSGLLFFFPICLLGLAAVHSLLAGELIWKPSRRKKLVVKMNKSH is encoded by the coding sequence ATGATTGCTGCCCTGGCCGTGTGCGCCATCCTGCTGGCGGTGCCCTACCTGGCGTTTCCCGAATTCGGCTCTACCGGGAATGAAAGCAGCATCCAGTGGCTCGTTTCCTCCTGGAACAAGCAGACGGATTACGAACACGGCTGGCTGGTGGTCCCCATCATCGCCTTCATGCTGTACCACGCCAGAAAGAAGATTGCCCAGGCGCCCAGGCGCATGGACTGGCGCGGGCTGATCCTTTTCATCCCGGCGGCCCTGCTTCTGGCGCTCTCCTTCCGCGTGGGACAGCCCCGCGTGGCCGTGGGCGCGCTTCCCCTGATCCTGCTGGGCGGAGCCTGGTACCTGGCCGGACCGCAGATCGCCAGGCTGTGCGCCTTCCCCCTGCTCTTCTTCTGGCTGTGCATTCCCCTTCCCTCTTTCCAGCAGGCCACGGTGGAGCTGCAAATCGTCGCCACGGAGCTGGGGCACCTGGGTGCGGCCCTTTTCGGCGTGGATACCTACCTGCAAGGCACCAACATCCGCTCCACCGGCGGCCACTGGGACGCCTTCAACATCTCAGGGGGGTGCAGCGGCATGCGCTCCCTGATGGCCCTGCTCATGCTGTCCGCCGCCTGGGCCTACCTGTCCGACCTGAAGTTTTGGAAAAAATGCGTGCTCTTCCTCAGCGCCATTCCCCTGGCCGTCATCGGCAACGGCGTCCGCATCACCAGCATTGTGGTGCTGGCGGAATACGGGGACCCCGAGTTTGCCGCGAAAACCTGGCACGACTGGTCCGGCCTGCTGTTCTTCTTCCCCATCTGCCTTCTCGGCCTGGCGGCCGTCCACTCCCTGCTGGCCGGGGAGCTGATCTGGAAGCCGTCCCGGCGCAAAAAGCTGGTCGTTAAAATGAACAAGTCCCACTAA
- a CDS encoding ribose-phosphate diphosphokinase: MKIISGTAHRELAERIAQSVGIQLTDVTVNTFPDGESFVKINENIRGKDVFLIQPTCPPTNHNIMELCVMVDAARRASAGRITAVVPFFGYARQDRKDQPRVPITAKLVANLLTAAGVDRVLTMDLHAAQIQGFFDIPVDHLYAAPVLIRHLREHYVKDLQNLVVVSPDVGGVKMARAYSDALGAELAIVAKHRVNATHVEAMNVIGDVEGRDAVLIDDMTETAGTLCAAANILKERGAQRVFACVSHGVLGDMARERIAGSCIERVLTSDTVPMAYGPKVDCISVGDLLGHAVQRIHDGESVSSLFDI; the protein is encoded by the coding sequence ATGAAGATTATCAGCGGTACAGCACACAGAGAACTTGCGGAGCGCATTGCGCAAAGCGTAGGCATTCAGTTGACGGACGTCACGGTGAACACTTTCCCCGATGGGGAAAGTTTTGTAAAGATAAATGAAAACATCCGCGGCAAGGATGTTTTCCTCATTCAGCCCACCTGCCCCCCCACCAACCATAACATCATGGAATTGTGCGTGATGGTGGACGCCGCCCGCCGTGCCAGCGCCGGACGCATCACCGCGGTGGTTCCCTTCTTCGGGTACGCCCGCCAGGACCGCAAGGACCAGCCCCGCGTTCCCATTACCGCCAAGCTGGTGGCCAACCTGCTGACCGCCGCCGGCGTGGACCGCGTGCTGACCATGGACCTGCACGCCGCCCAGATCCAGGGCTTCTTCGATATTCCGGTGGACCACCTGTACGCCGCTCCCGTTTTAATCCGCCACTTGCGCGAGCACTATGTAAAAGACCTCCAGAACCTGGTCGTCGTCTCCCCGGACGTGGGCGGCGTGAAAATGGCCCGCGCCTATTCCGACGCCCTGGGTGCGGAGCTGGCCATCGTCGCCAAGCACCGCGTCAACGCCACGCATGTGGAAGCCATGAACGTCATCGGTGATGTGGAAGGCCGTGACGCCGTCCTGATTGACGACATGACGGAGACCGCCGGCACCCTGTGCGCCGCCGCCAACATCCTGAAGGAGCGCGGCGCCCAGCGCGTGTTTGCCTGCGTGTCCCACGGCGTGCTGGGGGACATGGCCCGCGAACGCATTGCCGGCTCCTGCATTGAACGCGTTCTTACCTCCGACACCGTTCCCATGGCCTATGGCCCCAAGGTGGACTGCATCAGCGTGGGCGACCTGCTGGGCCATGCCGTGCAGCGCATACATGACGGAGAATCCGTATCATCATTATTTGACATTTAG
- a CDS encoding 50S ribosomal protein L25, which translates to MATSHSLKAETRACGSGNLKQLRSQGLVPGVVYGPGFDNVNIQVDAREFARMLASAVSEHILVALDINGKIVKALLKEVQHNPITNACLHVDFQAVTDTTVIHSIVPVILEGEAAGVALGGVLDQTIHELAIVCQVKNLPEAITADISGLKLGETLRIADLKLPSGVNTELAGDVIVAIVEAPRVSSEEAAPAAEEAAAEK; encoded by the coding sequence ATGGCTACATCCCATTCCCTCAAGGCCGAAACGAGAGCCTGCGGCTCCGGTAATCTGAAGCAACTCCGCAGCCAGGGCCTGGTCCCCGGCGTGGTTTACGGTCCCGGTTTTGACAACGTCAATATCCAGGTTGACGCCCGCGAATTCGCTCGCATGCTGGCTTCCGCCGTTTCCGAACATATCCTGGTGGCCCTGGACATTAACGGCAAGATCGTGAAGGCCCTCCTCAAGGAAGTGCAGCACAACCCCATCACCAACGCCTGCCTGCATGTGGACTTCCAGGCCGTGACCGACACCACGGTCATTCACTCCATCGTTCCCGTTATTCTGGAAGGCGAAGCCGCCGGCGTAGCCCTGGGCGGCGTGCTGGACCAGACCATTCATGAACTGGCTATCGTCTGCCAGGTGAAGAACCTGCCGGAAGCCATTACTGCCGACATCTCCGGCCTGAAGCTGGGTGAAACCCTGCGCATTGCCGATCTCAAGCTGCCCTCCGGCGTGAACACGGAACTGGCCGGCGACGTGATCGTGGCCATCGTGGAAGCCCCCCGCGTTTCCAGTGAGGAAGCCGCTCCGGCCGCTGAAGAAGCCGCTGCCGAGAAGTAA
- the hisB gene encoding imidazoleglycerol-phosphate dehydratase HisB — protein sequence MRNASCKRVTGETDISMELNLDGTGCAAVATGHAFFDHMLDLLARHSLMDLTLQARGDLEVDAHHTVEDVGIVLGECIKNALGDKKGIARYGCSYLPMDETLTRVVMDLSNRPYVVFRIPEGGLPDAPNFPLTLCEEFCRALANNLRCNLHVEVLYGRDGHHIAESVFKGIAHALRQAAAIDPRAAGTLPSTKGML from the coding sequence ATGAGGAACGCTTCTTGCAAACGGGTCACCGGTGAAACGGACATCAGCATGGAACTGAACCTGGACGGCACCGGGTGCGCCGCCGTCGCCACGGGCCATGCGTTTTTTGACCACATGCTGGATTTGCTGGCTCGCCATTCCCTGATGGACCTGACCCTCCAGGCCCGCGGCGACCTGGAGGTGGACGCCCACCACACGGTGGAGGACGTAGGAATAGTTCTGGGGGAATGCATCAAGAACGCCCTGGGGGACAAGAAGGGAATTGCGCGCTACGGCTGTTCCTACCTGCCCATGGATGAAACCCTTACGCGCGTGGTGATGGACCTGAGCAACCGCCCGTATGTGGTCTTCCGCATTCCGGAAGGGGGCCTTCCGGACGCGCCCAACTTTCCGCTGACCCTGTGCGAGGAATTCTGCCGCGCCCTGGCCAACAACCTGCGCTGCAACCTGCATGTGGAAGTGCTCTACGGCAGGGACGGCCACCATATTGCGGAATCCGTCTTCAAGGGCATCGCCCATGCGCTGCGGCAGGCCGCGGCCATTGACCCGCGTGCCGCCGGGACGCTGCCTTCAACCAAGGGAATGCTGTAA
- the hisH gene encoding imidazole glycerol phosphate synthase subunit HisH has product MKLGVIDYGAGNLRSVLNTFEAAGVTGHLVRTPEDAAGVTHLVLPGVGAFGDCAEKLRSQELVPLIRTWIGQDKPFLGICVGYQVLFETGEEDEQVPGLGIFKGRVVRFAESELKVPHMGWNSLTLSNPADPIWKGMGPEPYFYFVHSYYPQPEDESLAAAFCTYGVRFAAAIRRGNLVATQFHPEKSQKLGVKLLENFVSL; this is encoded by the coding sequence ATGAAGCTCGGCGTGATTGATTACGGCGCGGGCAACCTCCGCAGCGTGCTGAACACCTTTGAGGCTGCCGGCGTGACTGGCCATCTGGTCCGCACGCCGGAGGATGCGGCAGGCGTGACCCATCTGGTTCTTCCCGGTGTGGGCGCCTTCGGCGACTGCGCGGAAAAGCTGCGCAGCCAGGAGCTGGTGCCGCTGATCCGGACGTGGATAGGGCAGGACAAGCCTTTTCTGGGCATCTGCGTGGGCTACCAGGTTCTCTTTGAAACCGGGGAGGAAGACGAACAGGTGCCCGGACTGGGCATCTTCAAGGGCCGCGTGGTCCGTTTTGCGGAATCGGAACTCAAGGTGCCCCACATGGGATGGAACAGCCTGACTCTTTCCAATCCCGCCGATCCCATCTGGAAAGGCATGGGGCCGGAGCCGTACTTCTACTTTGTGCACTCCTATTATCCGCAGCCGGAGGATGAATCCCTAGCGGCCGCCTTCTGCACCTACGGCGTGCGTTTTGCCGCCGCCATCAGGCGCGGCAACCTGGTCGCCACGCAGTTCCACCCGGAAAAAAGCCAGAAACTGGGCGTGAAGCTGCTGGAAAACTTCGTTTCCCTGTAG
- a CDS encoding serine hydrolase — MDQLIYDFMQEEKIPGMTLAIVQAPYIPRVVGYGLSNAETGLLSSTNTLWPAAEISQGYAAIAAFQLVEKGKMDIHDKVSRYVAGLPEAWQNVSVLQLLQHSSGIPDYRKSPQFDIGRDYDPAELLSLVRLNDLEFPSGTDVRQSATNFLLLSMVIDAVAGMPYEEFVRENQFQPLGLQHTMFGKDLGAVQQDNVREHGNRHSLFKSRVEYVDPAETAAGYAVKDGAVKSVPPPARSSLRGFSDIWSTPQEISFWDICLAGSILVKDEKHRDMIYKPIRLDNGKIVPAMAGWQFPHHKGLMDIKGGVPGFSSYICRFTDPSELVCVTLTANKEGVDLTNLARRIAGALDPKLGSGHLDDDSLYLYESVFGVDETMERIEKILAEKSIPVFARIDHGKNAREAGLEMPPSKVVIFGSPKVGTNLMLENPGIATELPLRIAVWEDKEGSTWISFPHMEKIARAYGVENLPPVAPIRQLLRNIVSRAANVY, encoded by the coding sequence ATGGACCAGTTGATTTACGACTTCATGCAGGAGGAAAAAATTCCCGGCATGACCCTTGCGATTGTCCAGGCCCCCTACATTCCCCGCGTGGTAGGATACGGCTTGTCCAATGCGGAAACGGGCCTGCTGTCTTCCACCAATACCTTGTGGCCTGCGGCGGAAATCTCCCAGGGATATGCCGCCATTGCCGCCTTCCAGCTCGTGGAAAAGGGCAAAATGGACATCCATGACAAGGTGTCCCGCTATGTGGCCGGCCTGCCGGAAGCCTGGCAGAATGTCTCCGTGCTCCAGCTTCTTCAGCATTCCTCCGGCATTCCGGACTACAGGAAATCCCCCCAGTTCGATATAGGCCGGGATTATGATCCGGCGGAACTCCTTTCCCTGGTCAGGCTGAACGATTTGGAATTCCCCTCCGGAACGGACGTGCGCCAGAGCGCCACGAACTTCCTGCTTCTGTCCATGGTCATTGATGCGGTGGCGGGCATGCCTTATGAGGAATTCGTCCGGGAAAACCAGTTCCAGCCGCTGGGCCTCCAGCACACCATGTTCGGGAAGGATCTGGGAGCCGTGCAGCAGGACAACGTGCGCGAACACGGCAACAGGCATTCCCTGTTCAAATCCCGTGTGGAATATGTGGACCCGGCGGAAACGGCGGCGGGCTATGCGGTAAAGGACGGCGCCGTTAAATCCGTTCCGCCGCCCGCGCGCTCCTCCCTGCGCGGTTTTTCGGACATCTGGTCCACGCCGCAGGAAATCAGCTTCTGGGACATTTGCCTGGCGGGCTCCATCCTGGTGAAGGATGAAAAGCACCGGGACATGATTTACAAGCCCATCCGGCTGGACAACGGGAAAATCGTTCCGGCCATGGCCGGCTGGCAGTTCCCTCACCACAAGGGCCTGATGGATATTAAAGGCGGCGTTCCCGGCTTCTCCTCCTACATCTGCCGGTTCACGGATCCGTCCGAACTCGTGTGCGTGACGCTGACGGCGAACAAGGAGGGCGTGGACCTGACCAATCTGGCGCGCCGCATCGCCGGGGCGCTGGATCCCAAGCTGGGCTCCGGCCATCTGGACGACGATTCCCTGTATCTTTATGAAAGCGTCTTCGGCGTGGACGAAACCATGGAGCGCATTGAAAAAATTCTGGCGGAAAAATCCATTCCCGTCTTTGCCAGGATTGACCACGGTAAGAACGCCCGTGAAGCCGGACTGGAAATGCCCCCCTCCAAGGTCGTCATCTTCGGCTCTCCCAAGGTAGGCACCAACCTGATGCTGGAAAACCCGGGCATTGCCACGGAACTGCCCCTGCGCATTGCCGTATGGGAGGATAAGGAGGGCAGCACCTGGATCAGCTTTCCCCACATGGAAAAAATTGCCAGGGCATACGGCGTGGAAAATCTGCCTCCTGTTGCCCCCATCCGCCAGCTGCTGAGGAACATTGTCTCCAGGGCGGCAAACGTTTACTGA
- the rpsF gene encoding 30S ribosomal protein S6: MRNYEALIVFNMKGTETPVEELINTVAATMKEEGADITATENTGRREFAYESNHLSAGQYVTYTFSAEPSAIKTIRERLRLNPQIHLQYYKVLG, encoded by the coding sequence ATGAGAAATTACGAAGCTCTTATCGTATTCAACATGAAGGGTACGGAAACCCCCGTTGAGGAGTTGATCAATACCGTAGCCGCCACGATGAAGGAAGAAGGCGCCGACATCACCGCCACGGAAAACACCGGCCGCCGCGAATTCGCTTACGAATCCAACCACCTTTCCGCCGGCCAGTACGTGACCTACACGTTCTCTGCGGAACCTTCCGCCATCAAGACCATCCGCGAACGCCTTCGCCTGAATCCCCAGATTCACCTTCAGTACTACAAGGTGCTCGGCTAA